A stretch of Saccharothrix texasensis DNA encodes these proteins:
- a CDS encoding sensor histidine kinase, whose amino-acid sequence MRREFIVPDDAADEARRGLLRDLHDGLGPALAAIALGLRAARHLAAHDPASVGPLLARLEDEAHGAVDDVRRLASGSCPAVLARLGLAGAVRAHVASLADRHPVRVDVRCADVPDLPVRVQVAAYRIVCEALTNVVRHAGARHCSVRLRFDGRLHVEVVDDGVGLVPDQGGGVGLGSMRDRAREVGGTWRAEHAAAGGTRIAAELPLAGGA is encoded by the coding sequence ATGCGCCGCGAGTTCATCGTTCCCGACGACGCCGCCGACGAGGCGAGGCGCGGGTTGCTGCGGGACCTGCACGACGGCCTCGGTCCGGCGCTGGCGGCGATCGCGCTGGGGCTGCGCGCGGCGCGGCACCTCGCCGCCCACGACCCGGCCTCGGTCGGTCCGCTGCTGGCCCGGCTGGAGGACGAGGCGCACGGCGCGGTCGACGACGTCCGGCGCCTGGCATCGGGCTCCTGCCCGGCGGTGCTGGCGCGGCTCGGCCTGGCCGGGGCGGTGCGCGCGCACGTCGCCTCGCTGGCCGACCGGCACCCGGTGCGGGTGGACGTGCGGTGCGCGGACGTGCCGGACCTGCCGGTGCGCGTGCAGGTGGCGGCGTACCGGATCGTCTGCGAGGCGTTGACGAACGTGGTGCGGCACGCGGGCGCGCGGCACTGCTCGGTGCGGCTCAGGTTCGACGGCCGCCTGCACGTCGAGGTGGTGGACGACGGCGTGGGCCTGGTTCCGGACCAAGGGGGCGGCGTCGGCCTCGGTTCGATGCGCGACCGCGCCCGCGAGGTCGGCGGCACCTGGCGGGCGGAGCACGCCGCCGCGGGCGGCACCCGGATCGCCGCGGAGCTCCCGCTCGCGGGCGGGGCGTGA
- a CDS encoding NPCBM/NEW2 domain-containing protein: MDDQDPTSAPVRRKPGSAVLLSAAGVAVLALGIVIGSTFDAEPASPVGASTTTSPQVETSTVVASTPESVAAGRPGAVWLADLPPVDSSSIDDMYVESPWTAAPAKVRGVTYSKSVSATGAWCSAAQLTFALNGEYDRFTAHVAIADDSLMTKELDFYVLVDDRRVTEVPDTGPTPRPVDLAVTGARLLTIGIEPPSADRSDCPGPERVGVWARPGPHPRRRVIGPDAAVGGP; encoded by the coding sequence ATGGATGACCAGGACCCGACCAGCGCGCCCGTGCGCCGCAAACCGGGATCGGCGGTCCTGCTGTCGGCCGCGGGCGTCGCCGTGCTGGCACTGGGGATCGTCATCGGCAGCACGTTCGACGCCGAGCCCGCCAGCCCGGTCGGCGCGAGCACGACCACGTCACCGCAGGTCGAGACGTCGACAGTGGTTGCGTCGACCCCGGAGAGCGTCGCCGCGGGGAGACCGGGCGCCGTCTGGCTGGCCGACCTGCCGCCGGTCGACAGCAGCTCGATCGACGACATGTACGTCGAGAGCCCGTGGACGGCCGCCCCCGCGAAGGTGCGGGGCGTGACCTACTCGAAATCCGTTTCCGCCACCGGGGCGTGGTGTTCGGCGGCCCAGCTCACCTTCGCGTTGAACGGCGAATACGACCGGTTCACCGCCCATGTCGCCATCGCGGACGATTCATTGATGACGAAAGAACTGGACTTCTACGTCCTGGTCGACGACCGCCGCGTGACCGAAGTCCCGGACACCGGCCCGACCCCGCGACCGGTGGACCTCGCCGTCACGGGCGCACGCCTGCTGACCATCGGCATCGAGCCGCCTTCGGCGGACCGCAGCGACTGCCCGGGACCGGAACGCGTCGGCGTCTGGGCCCGACCCGGCCCTCACCCCCGCCGCAGGGTGATCGGCCCGGACGCGGCGGTCGGCGGCCCGTGA
- a CDS encoding response regulator, which yields MPALRVLVVDDHPLFRYGLAAALAVAPDTLVVGEASGGGTAVSMAAALHPDVVVMDLNMPDLGGVEATRRIVARDPGVKVLVLTMFDDDESVFAAMRAGALGYLLKASRPTQVVRAVRSVGEGEAIFSPAIAVRLRAYFGSAPRERAEAFPELTARERDVLRLMAGGRGNTAIARSLVLSPKTVRNHVSNILRKLHVADRAQAVSRAERAGLGEDPGQVGTVRP from the coding sequence GTGCCGGCGCTGCGGGTGCTGGTCGTGGACGACCACCCGCTCTTCCGGTACGGCCTGGCCGCCGCCCTGGCCGTCGCGCCCGACACCCTGGTGGTCGGCGAGGCGTCCGGCGGCGGGACGGCGGTGTCGATGGCCGCCGCGCTGCACCCGGACGTGGTGGTGATGGACCTCAACATGCCGGACCTGGGCGGGGTGGAGGCGACGCGCCGGATCGTGGCGCGCGACCCGGGCGTCAAGGTGCTGGTGCTGACCATGTTCGACGACGACGAGTCGGTGTTCGCGGCGATGCGCGCGGGCGCGCTCGGCTACCTGCTCAAGGCGTCCCGGCCGACACAGGTCGTGCGCGCGGTGCGATCCGTCGGCGAGGGCGAGGCGATCTTCAGCCCGGCGATCGCGGTGCGGTTGCGGGCGTACTTCGGCAGCGCGCCGCGCGAGCGGGCGGAGGCGTTCCCGGAGCTGACCGCGCGGGAGCGGGACGTGCTGCGGCTGATGGCCGGCGGCCGGGGCAACACCGCGATCGCCCGGTCGCTGGTGCTCAGCCCGAAGACGGTGCGCAACCACGTGTCGAACATCCTGCGCAAGCTGCACGTGGCCGACCGCGCGCAGGCCGTGTCCCGGGCGGAGCGGGCCGGTCTGGGCGAGGACCCGGGACAGGTCGGGACGGTGCGCCCGTAG
- a CDS encoding AMP-dependent synthetase/ligase: protein MTAATTTGLTTVVTRIRDRAARTPDAVALRAKDFGIWREVTWSQYWAQAELVGHALLALGVDAGDRVAIGSENRREWLYADVGAVAVRAVTVGLYPTNPAAEVAYLLSHSAARVLIAEDQEQVDKALAVLDALPDLERIVYIEPRGIRHRYDNPKLLSWDDFLAMGAEHREHHPDAVAHRMREVEPDDVMTLIYTSGTTGPPKGAMLTVANVEFAVESLIEGGGFTDPPPSPKDITLSYLPLCHVAERIFTTWFSASAGVQVHFAESIETVQANLREVQPTILFGVPRIWEKVLAAITINASSATRLKRATTRFWLRVADGLGEQLVRNGGRHTVATRLKYGVGWLLCFRALKARIGMRHVRYASSGAAPISPQVLRFFMGIGVPMHEVYGMTENTAVATGNRPGRVKVGTVGEPHPGVELRIADDGEIQTRHAGVFAGYWRDEDATRRATTPDGWLRTGDVGEWVDGTHVRITDRMKDIIITAGGKNVAPSEVENALKSSPYIKEAVVLGDRRPYLVALIGIEQDTVGHWARQRRITYTTYRDLAEKDEVRELVQDIVTRVNERFATVEQVKKFRMLPKELDHEDGELTATQKVKRSALAEVFGELVDDMYAGGRG, encoded by the coding sequence ATGACCGCGGCCACCACCACCGGGCTCACCACCGTGGTGACCCGCATCCGCGACCGGGCCGCCCGCACCCCGGACGCGGTGGCGTTGCGGGCCAAGGACTTCGGCATCTGGCGCGAGGTCACCTGGTCGCAGTACTGGGCGCAGGCCGAGCTGGTCGGCCACGCCCTGCTGGCGCTCGGCGTCGACGCGGGCGACCGGGTCGCGATCGGCTCGGAGAACCGCCGCGAGTGGCTCTACGCCGACGTCGGCGCGGTGGCCGTGCGCGCGGTCACCGTGGGCCTGTACCCGACGAACCCGGCCGCCGAGGTCGCCTACCTCCTGTCGCACTCCGCGGCACGCGTGCTCATCGCCGAGGACCAGGAGCAGGTGGACAAGGCGCTGGCCGTGCTGGACGCCCTGCCCGACCTCGAACGGATCGTCTACATCGAGCCGCGCGGCATCCGGCACCGCTACGACAACCCGAAGCTGCTGTCGTGGGACGACTTCCTGGCGATGGGCGCGGAACACCGCGAGCACCACCCGGACGCGGTCGCGCACCGGATGCGCGAGGTCGAACCGGACGACGTGATGACGTTGATCTACACCTCCGGCACGACCGGGCCGCCCAAGGGCGCGATGCTCACCGTGGCGAACGTCGAGTTCGCGGTCGAGTCGCTGATCGAGGGCGGCGGGTTCACCGACCCGCCACCGTCGCCCAAGGACATCACGCTGTCGTACCTGCCGCTGTGCCACGTCGCCGAACGCATCTTCACCACCTGGTTCAGCGCGTCGGCCGGGGTGCAGGTGCACTTCGCCGAGTCCATCGAGACGGTGCAGGCGAACCTGCGCGAGGTGCAGCCGACGATCCTGTTCGGCGTGCCGCGCATCTGGGAGAAGGTGCTGGCGGCCATCACGATCAACGCCTCCAGCGCCACCCGGCTCAAGCGGGCCACCACCCGGTTCTGGCTGCGCGTGGCCGACGGCCTGGGCGAGCAGCTCGTGCGCAACGGCGGCCGGCACACCGTCGCGACCCGGCTGAAGTACGGGGTGGGCTGGCTGTTGTGCTTCCGCGCGTTGAAGGCGCGGATCGGCATGAGGCACGTCCGGTACGCGTCGTCGGGCGCCGCGCCCATCTCGCCGCAGGTGCTGCGGTTCTTCATGGGCATCGGCGTGCCGATGCACGAGGTGTACGGGATGACGGAGAACACCGCCGTCGCCACCGGCAACCGGCCCGGCCGGGTGAAGGTCGGCACCGTCGGCGAGCCGCACCCCGGCGTGGAGCTGCGGATCGCCGACGACGGCGAGATCCAGACCAGGCACGCGGGCGTGTTCGCGGGCTACTGGCGCGACGAGGACGCGACCCGGCGGGCGACGACCCCGGACGGCTGGCTGCGCACCGGCGACGTCGGCGAGTGGGTCGACGGCACGCACGTGCGGATCACCGACCGGATGAAGGACATCATCATCACCGCGGGCGGCAAGAACGTGGCGCCGTCCGAGGTCGAGAACGCGCTGAAGTCGTCGCCGTACATCAAGGAGGCGGTCGTGCTCGGCGACCGGCGCCCCTACCTGGTGGCGCTGATCGGCATCGAGCAGGACACCGTCGGCCACTGGGCCCGGCAGCGCCGGATCACCTACACCACCTACCGCGACCTCGCGGAGAAGGACGAGGTGCGCGAGTTGGTGCAGGACATCGTGACGCGGGTCAACGAGCGGTTCGCCACCGTGGAGCAGGTCAAGAAGTTCCGGATGCTGCCCAAGGAGCTCGACCACGAGGACGGCGAGCTGACCGCGACGCAGAAGGTGAAGCGGTCGGCGCTGGCCGAGGTGTTCGGCGAGCTCGTCGACGACATGTACGCCGGGGGTCGCGGATGA
- a CDS encoding ABC transporter substrate-binding protein, with the protein MASHRAVLAVLSVVALATVACRGGDGAAPQEGKGGIKVDFGVTSEPCPDTGHSDRGCIYLGSISDLTEGPFKTLAVPITESQKAFWKRVNDKGGIGGYDVDVTSYVKDNKYNPQIHNQVYQEMKGKILALAQTLGSPTTAAILPDLESTQMVGVPASWTSLWGVEEVVLESGANYCVESMNSVDYAADELGAKSVMAVHLPGDYGDDAAAGAKIAAEKRGLTFSNAVTQTGQDNQGGAIDAVLASKPDVVILTTGPTDAAVIIGQTAARGFKGKFIGTSPTWNQGLMQSPAAPAIKALYLQSAPWKSWATDTPGHKALREALPSVTPNDGYTAGWVWSYPLKAALEKAAANKDLTRAGVLAAVRQLNSVDYEGMLPDGAGNFAGNANDSAFRQTLIYKPDEQAATGVGLVEDFFTGTTAKDFKFEKPCYT; encoded by the coding sequence ATGGCAAGTCACAGAGCGGTGCTCGCGGTGCTCTCCGTGGTGGCGCTGGCCACCGTCGCGTGCCGCGGCGGCGACGGCGCGGCCCCGCAGGAGGGCAAGGGCGGTATCAAGGTCGACTTCGGCGTGACCAGCGAGCCGTGCCCGGACACCGGCCACAGTGACCGGGGCTGCATCTACCTCGGGTCGATCTCCGACCTGACCGAAGGGCCGTTCAAGACGCTCGCGGTGCCGATCACGGAGTCGCAGAAGGCGTTCTGGAAGCGCGTGAACGACAAGGGCGGCATCGGCGGCTACGACGTCGACGTGACCTCCTACGTCAAGGACAACAAGTACAACCCGCAGATCCACAACCAGGTCTACCAGGAGATGAAGGGCAAGATCCTGGCCCTGGCGCAGACCCTGGGCTCGCCGACGACCGCGGCGATCCTGCCCGACCTGGAGAGCACGCAGATGGTCGGCGTGCCGGCGTCGTGGACGTCGCTGTGGGGCGTGGAGGAAGTAGTCCTGGAGTCGGGCGCGAACTACTGCGTCGAGTCGATGAACTCGGTCGACTACGCGGCGGACGAGCTCGGCGCGAAGAGCGTGATGGCCGTGCACCTGCCCGGCGACTACGGCGACGACGCGGCGGCGGGCGCGAAGATCGCGGCGGAGAAGCGCGGCCTGACGTTCTCCAACGCGGTCACCCAGACCGGCCAGGACAACCAGGGCGGCGCGATCGACGCGGTGCTGGCGAGCAAGCCGGACGTGGTGATCCTGACGACCGGGCCGACCGACGCGGCGGTGATCATCGGCCAGACGGCGGCGCGCGGGTTCAAGGGCAAGTTCATCGGCACGTCGCCGACGTGGAACCAGGGCCTGATGCAGAGCCCGGCGGCGCCCGCGATCAAGGCGCTCTACCTGCAGTCGGCGCCGTGGAAGTCGTGGGCGACGGACACTCCGGGCCACAAGGCGCTGCGCGAAGCCCTGCCGAGCGTGACGCCGAACGACGGCTACACGGCCGGCTGGGTGTGGTCCTACCCGTTGAAGGCGGCGCTGGAGAAGGCGGCCGCCAACAAGGACCTGACCCGGGCCGGTGTGCTCGCGGCCGTGCGGCAGCTGAACTCGGTGGACTACGAGGGCATGCTGCCCGACGGCGCGGGCAACTTCGCGGGCAACGCGAACGACTCCGCGTTCCGGCAGACGCTGATCTACAAGCCGGACGAGCAGGCGGCGACCGGGGTCGGCCTGGTGGAGGACTTCTTCACCGGGACGACGGCGAAGGACTTCAAGTTCGAGAAGCCCTGCTACACCTGA
- a CDS encoding branched-chain amino acid ABC transporter permease, translated as MTEFLQSLIRGLGSGSIYALLALGFVIIYKSTRVISFAQPAFMLAGAVLVSYLAAEVGFFAAVPIAAVLIAVLALGVERTVLRPMIGKPVFVVAIITIGVDVVVRVVTNAFIGLDVRQVGDPWGLSTATLLGVEVQQRYLVMFGTTVVVVAVLFAFFRFSRVGLAMRAVAYDQEVALAQGISVGSVFALSWAIAGGLAALAGVFVATGAGVDQQLWVIALKALPAIILGGLDSLGGAVVGGLAVGVVESLVGTYQGDVAPWLGPNFALVAPYVLMLVVLLVRPYGLFGSKEVERL; from the coding sequence ATGACCGAGTTCCTGCAATCGCTGATCCGCGGCCTCGGCTCCGGGTCGATCTACGCGCTGCTGGCGCTGGGCTTCGTCATCATCTACAAGTCCACCAGGGTGATCAGCTTCGCGCAGCCGGCGTTCATGCTGGCGGGCGCGGTGCTGGTCAGCTACCTGGCCGCGGAAGTCGGCTTCTTCGCGGCCGTGCCGATCGCGGCGGTGCTGATCGCCGTGCTGGCGCTGGGCGTGGAGCGGACCGTGCTGCGGCCGATGATCGGCAAGCCGGTGTTCGTGGTCGCGATCATCACCATCGGCGTGGACGTGGTGGTGCGCGTGGTGACCAACGCGTTCATCGGGCTGGACGTGCGGCAGGTCGGCGACCCGTGGGGGTTGTCGACGGCGACGCTGCTCGGCGTCGAGGTGCAGCAGCGGTACCTGGTCATGTTCGGCACCACGGTGGTCGTGGTCGCGGTGCTGTTCGCGTTCTTCCGGTTCTCCCGGGTCGGGCTGGCGATGCGGGCGGTCGCCTACGACCAGGAGGTCGCGCTGGCGCAGGGCATCTCGGTCGGCTCGGTGTTCGCCCTGTCGTGGGCCATCGCGGGTGGTCTGGCCGCGTTGGCCGGGGTGTTCGTGGCGACCGGCGCGGGCGTGGACCAGCAGCTGTGGGTGATCGCGCTGAAGGCGTTGCCGGCGATCATCCTCGGCGGGTTGGACTCGCTGGGCGGCGCGGTCGTCGGCGGGCTGGCGGTCGGGGTGGTGGAGTCGCTGGTCGGCACCTACCAGGGTGACGTGGCGCCGTGGCTGGGCCCGAACTTCGCGCTGGTCGCGCCCTACGTGCTGATGCTGGTCGTGCTGCTGGTGCGGCCCTACGGGCTGTTCGGCAGCAAGGAGGTGGAACGCCTGTGA
- a CDS encoding branched-chain amino acid ABC transporter permease gives MKGRPELYTSYAQDMAFLNTRPKRTWTGALVVVALLVPFAITDDLLMLLATGFVAAIGAIGLNIATGYAGQVSLGHAFFLAIGAYTGAALSGDPDGRVLGFGVTSLPVWLLASGLVAGLAGLVVAPIAVRLRGLYLAIVTLGLVFLGEHVFREWTSLTGGPGVGRPAAVPELFGVRLDRPSEFFSGPQQLYLLMFVLLVIFAVLARNLVRSRIGRAFAAVRDRDLAAAVIGVDLTRYKALAFAVSSFYAGVAGSLLFVVNGFFDPGSFGLLLSVQYIAMVLIGGAGTISGAIMGALFITLLPRITRELPTVLPFISADATGAVTVFQVEAVLYGLLIVVFLIVEPRGLFGIWVRVRNYWRTWPFSY, from the coding sequence GTGAAGGGTCGTCCGGAGCTCTACACCTCCTACGCGCAGGACATGGCGTTCCTCAACACGCGCCCCAAGCGGACGTGGACGGGGGCGTTGGTGGTGGTGGCGCTGCTGGTGCCGTTCGCCATCACCGACGACCTGCTGATGCTGCTGGCCACCGGGTTCGTGGCGGCGATCGGCGCGATCGGGCTGAACATCGCGACCGGGTACGCCGGGCAGGTGTCGCTGGGGCACGCGTTCTTCCTGGCCATCGGCGCGTACACGGGCGCGGCGCTCTCCGGCGACCCGGACGGGCGGGTGCTCGGGTTCGGCGTGACGTCGCTGCCCGTGTGGCTGCTGGCGTCCGGGCTGGTGGCGGGGTTGGCGGGACTGGTCGTGGCGCCGATCGCGGTCCGGTTGCGGGGTCTCTACCTGGCGATCGTGACGCTGGGGCTGGTGTTCCTCGGGGAGCACGTCTTCCGCGAGTGGACGTCGTTGACCGGCGGTCCCGGCGTGGGCCGGCCGGCGGCGGTGCCGGAGCTGTTCGGCGTGCGGCTGGACCGGCCGTCGGAGTTCTTCAGCGGGCCCCAGCAGCTGTACCTGCTGATGTTCGTGCTGCTGGTGATCTTCGCGGTGCTGGCGCGCAACCTGGTGCGGTCGCGGATCGGGCGGGCGTTCGCGGCGGTGCGCGACCGGGACCTCGCGGCGGCCGTGATCGGCGTCGACCTGACCCGGTACAAGGCGCTCGCGTTCGCCGTGTCGTCGTTCTACGCCGGCGTGGCGGGCTCGTTGCTGTTCGTGGTCAACGGGTTCTTCGACCCCGGCTCGTTCGGCCTGCTGCTGTCGGTGCAGTACATCGCCATGGTGCTCATCGGCGGCGCGGGCACCATCTCCGGCGCGATCATGGGCGCGCTGTTCATCACGCTGCTGCCGCGCATCACCCGGGAACTCCCGACGGTGCTGCCGTTCATCAGCGCAGACGCGACCGGTGCGGTCACGGTGTTCCAGGTCGAGGCGGTCCTCTACGGGCTGCTGATCGTGGTGTTCCTGATCGTGGAGCCACGTGGCCTGTTCGGTATCTGGGTGCGCGTCCGCAACTACTGGCGCACGTGGCCTTTCTCGTACTGA
- a CDS encoding helix-turn-helix transcriptional regulator has product MNAHQQIAVVLHATDAITRAGVTAALRPRPEIRLVGPDERAPVALVVLDRLDGEAQALLRRLQAPGGAGIVLVAGDVADQELLTVVSSGVSAVIRRGDATAEALVRLVKATAAGHGALPADLLGRLLDRVSRVQRTVLDPHGWRMTGMSDRETEVLRLIADGFETREIAEKLCYSQRTVKSILHDITNRFQLRNRAHAVAFALREGLI; this is encoded by the coding sequence ATGAACGCGCACCAGCAGATCGCGGTCGTCCTGCACGCGACGGACGCCATCACCAGGGCCGGCGTGACCGCGGCGTTGCGGCCGCGGCCCGAGATCCGGTTGGTCGGGCCGGACGAGCGGGCGCCCGTGGCGCTGGTCGTGCTGGACCGGTTGGACGGCGAGGCGCAGGCGCTGCTGCGCCGGTTGCAGGCGCCGGGCGGCGCGGGCATCGTGCTGGTGGCGGGCGACGTCGCCGACCAGGAGCTGCTCACCGTGGTCAGCAGCGGCGTGTCCGCGGTGATCCGCCGCGGTGACGCCACGGCGGAGGCGTTGGTGCGCTTGGTGAAGGCCACCGCGGCGGGCCACGGCGCGCTCCCGGCGGACCTGCTCGGCCGGCTGCTCGACCGGGTGTCGCGGGTGCAGCGCACCGTGCTCGACCCCCACGGCTGGCGCATGACGGGCATGTCGGACCGGGAGACCGAGGTGCTGCGGCTGATCGCGGACGGCTTCGAGACCCGCGAGATCGCCGAGAAGCTGTGCTACTCGCAGCGCACCGTCAAGAGCATCCTGCACGACATCACCAACCGGTTCCAGCTGCGCAACCGGGCGCACGCGGTGGCGTTCGCGTTGCGCGAGGGCCTGATCTGA